In Fodinibius salicampi, a single genomic region encodes these proteins:
- the hslO gene encoding Hsp33 family molecular chaperone HslO, translating to MISKEDFIHKDRIIKGISDDGSIKISVVKTTDVVKTARKKHGLSLLNTVLLGRAMTGTMLMASELKGEERIQMRLEGNGPVQLLVAEANRVGEIRGYAQKPQAELNYENPDTDLSDGLGVGLLSVRKTLYNEAEPRTSSIELVNGNITDDLAYYMVQSEQVPSAVLLDVGMNKEGEVTEAGGLLIQRMPDAPEGAIERLQEKLLDFDSISSLFSEDYYIDDIMEKAMEPTKVKELDRQPVDFFCRCSRKRFVSALAMLGPDDLKEMKEEGQELVCHFCNEQYHVSREEIEELFQQTKAKMN from the coding sequence ATGATTTCTAAAGAAGATTTTATTCATAAAGACCGCATCATTAAAGGCATCAGTGATGACGGCAGTATTAAAATTTCAGTTGTTAAAACAACAGATGTAGTAAAGACCGCCCGTAAAAAACATGGGCTTTCGCTGCTCAATACCGTATTATTGGGACGAGCCATGACCGGAACCATGCTTATGGCCTCCGAACTAAAGGGCGAAGAGCGCATCCAGATGCGCTTGGAAGGCAATGGGCCTGTACAACTATTAGTTGCCGAGGCGAACCGGGTCGGAGAGATCCGCGGCTATGCGCAAAAACCTCAGGCTGAACTTAATTACGAAAATCCCGATACCGATTTAAGCGACGGACTGGGTGTTGGACTGCTTTCGGTACGCAAGACCTTATACAACGAGGCCGAACCCCGCACCAGCAGTATTGAGTTGGTCAATGGTAATATAACCGACGATCTGGCTTACTATATGGTACAATCCGAGCAGGTTCCTTCAGCTGTTCTTCTGGATGTAGGTATGAACAAGGAGGGGGAAGTAACTGAAGCGGGCGGACTGCTGATCCAGCGGATGCCCGATGCACCCGAAGGAGCTATTGAACGGCTGCAGGAAAAGTTGCTTGATTTTGACTCCATCAGCAGCCTTTTTTCTGAGGACTATTATATTGATGATATCATGGAAAAAGCGATGGAACCCACAAAAGTTAAGGAACTTGATCGCCAGCCAGTTGATTTCTTTTGCCGGTGCTCAAGAAAACGCTTTGTGAGTGCCCTGGCCATGCTCGGCCCCGATGACCTGAAGGAAATGAAGGAAGAAGGACAGGAATTAGTATGCCATTTTTGCAATGAACAGTATCATGTAAGCCGGGAAGAGATTGAAGAGCTCTTTCAACAAACCAAAGCAAAAATGAACTAA
- a CDS encoding NAD(P)/FAD-dependent oxidoreductase — protein MSDHKHVVIVGGGFGGISAAKKLKKADVDITLIDRHNHHLFQPLLYQVATAALSPGDIATPIRALLGRREGLQVLLGSVTNVEKEQQVVELDNGRKIDFDYLVLAPGAQYNYFGNDDWEKHAPGLKSIGDALQVRERILMSLEKAEQLDDPKLREPYLTYVIIGGGPTGVEMAGAIAEIAKRNMMRDYSTFSKNETRIFLVEAAPRILNGYPESLAEKARETLEDMGVRVLLDTPVTDIGADKVSFSEGTIETPNIIWAAGVAASPMLSSLDTEQDRTGRVVVGDDLSIPDFDNIFVIGDAAHKKDEDGNPLPALAPVAMQQGDFIGKLIRNELKNKERPSFHFTDKGTMATIGRAKAVADIRGFKFSGFFAWILWSVVHIFFLIGFRNRFRVFVEWMWHYFTFKRGVRLITDRFTE, from the coding sequence ATGTCCGATCACAAGCATGTGGTAATTGTCGGCGGTGGCTTTGGTGGTATTTCTGCTGCTAAAAAGCTTAAGAAAGCAGATGTGGATATCACCCTCATCGACCGCCATAATCATCACCTTTTCCAGCCCCTGCTTTACCAGGTAGCCACCGCGGCACTCTCCCCCGGCGATATTGCTACGCCCATCCGAGCGCTTTTAGGGCGGCGTGAAGGTCTGCAGGTTTTATTGGGATCCGTTACCAATGTCGAAAAAGAACAGCAGGTTGTAGAATTGGATAACGGTCGAAAAATAGATTTCGATTACCTGGTGCTTGCTCCCGGAGCACAATATAATTATTTCGGAAATGATGATTGGGAAAAGCATGCACCGGGACTCAAATCCATTGGCGACGCACTGCAGGTAAGGGAGCGGATTCTAATGTCCCTTGAAAAGGCCGAACAGCTGGATGACCCCAAGCTGCGGGAACCGTATTTAACCTACGTTATTATTGGAGGCGGACCCACGGGTGTAGAGATGGCCGGGGCTATTGCTGAAATTGCCAAGCGCAATATGATGCGTGATTACTCCACCTTCAGCAAAAACGAAACCCGCATATTCCTGGTGGAGGCAGCTCCCCGTATTCTCAATGGCTACCCGGAGTCTCTTGCTGAAAAAGCACGCGAAACCCTTGAAGATATGGGCGTACGGGTACTGCTCGATACTCCCGTTACGGATATAGGGGCCGATAAAGTTTCCTTTTCAGAGGGCACCATCGAAACCCCGAACATCATCTGGGCAGCCGGCGTGGCCGCTTCTCCCATGCTTTCCTCCCTGGATACGGAACAGGACCGTACGGGACGCGTGGTTGTAGGAGATGATCTCTCTATCCCCGACTTCGACAATATTTTTGTTATCGGCGATGCCGCCCATAAAAAGGATGAGGACGGTAATCCCCTACCCGCACTCGCACCGGTAGCGATGCAGCAGGGCGATTTTATTGGCAAGCTAATCCGTAATGAGTTGAAAAACAAAGAACGCCCTTCGTTTCATTTTACCGACAAAGGGACGATGGCAACTATCGGGCGGGCTAAAGCCGTGGCGGATATCCGGGGTTTTAAGTTCAGCGGATTTTTTGCGTGGATTCTCTGGTCGGTGGTTCACATCTTCTTTTTAATCGGCTTCCGCAATCGCTTCCGTGTATTTGTAGAGTGGATGTGGCATTACTTTACATTCAAAAGAGGAGTCAGACTCATAACGGACCGGTTTACGGAATAA
- a CDS encoding P1 family peptidase, with protein sequence MKIFKIAVFLVFIVGILTASAQNKNLREYGIEIGVLDTGPMNSITDVRGVQVGHQTLIKEDPIRTGVTAILPHPGNLFQQKVPAAVHIGNGFGKLAGSTQIQELGNLETPIILTNTLSVPTAADALIDYTFTFDDNNNVRSVNPVVGETNDGYLNNIRGRHVSKEDVLKAIRSADSGRVSQGNVGAGTGTIVFGFKGGIGSSSRIIPESRGGYTVGVLTQTNFGGVLQITGVPVGKELGKYYLSDQLNESPDGSCMIIVATDAPLSAHNLERLAKRAMLGLAKTGGISSNGSGDYVIAFSSAESVRIPYHSKNSIQNQPEIRNEGMSPLFMAAIEATEEAIANSLFHAETMTGRDGHTINALPVKRVMEIMKEYGRGEE encoded by the coding sequence ATGAAAATATTTAAAATAGCAGTCTTTTTAGTTTTTATTGTCGGAATTTTGACAGCTTCAGCTCAAAACAAGAATCTGCGGGAATATGGCATCGAAATTGGAGTTCTTGATACCGGTCCCATGAACAGTATTACGGATGTTCGGGGCGTACAAGTCGGCCATCAAACCCTTATAAAAGAAGACCCTATTCGTACTGGTGTTACTGCTATTCTGCCCCATCCCGGTAATCTTTTTCAACAAAAAGTGCCGGCGGCCGTTCATATAGGCAACGGTTTTGGGAAACTGGCCGGATCTACCCAGATACAGGAACTGGGCAATCTTGAAACGCCAATAATTTTGACCAACACCTTAAGTGTTCCCACAGCAGCAGACGCGCTTATCGACTATACTTTTACATTCGATGATAATAACAACGTGCGTTCGGTAAATCCGGTAGTTGGAGAAACAAATGATGGCTACCTAAATAACATCCGCGGCAGGCATGTGAGTAAAGAAGATGTGCTGAAAGCCATCCGGTCAGCTGATTCCGGCAGGGTTTCTCAGGGTAATGTTGGAGCGGGTACCGGCACTATTGTCTTTGGATTCAAAGGTGGAATTGGCAGCTCATCACGCATAATTCCGGAAAGCCGGGGAGGTTATACCGTGGGCGTTCTTACACAAACTAATTTTGGCGGTGTATTGCAGATTACAGGCGTTCCTGTTGGAAAAGAACTGGGTAAATACTATTTGAGTGATCAGCTTAACGAATCCCCGGACGGATCTTGCATGATTATCGTAGCTACCGACGCGCCTCTGAGCGCCCATAATTTAGAGCGGTTGGCCAAACGCGCTATGCTGGGACTGGCAAAAACAGGAGGCATTTCCTCCAATGGGAGCGGCGATTATGTCATCGCTTTTTCTAGCGCAGAATCTGTCCGCATCCCGTACCATTCAAAAAACAGCATACAGAACCAACCGGAGATTAGAAATGAAGGGATGTCCCCGCTTTTTATGGCTGCTATTGAAGCCACAGAAGAAGCGATTGCCAATTCCCTTTTTCATGCGGAAACCATGACCGGACGCGATGGACACACCATTAATGCCCTGCCGGTTAAGCGCGTGATGGAAATTATGAAAGAATATGGAAGAGGGGAAGAATAA
- a CDS encoding HesB/IscA family protein, which translates to MPADTEENLDDVISDLIDEDDADNGSEPSPLAGIETPEDVTFDGPPVQLTERAARQIRKIREDESLEGELCLRVAVEGGGCSGLSYKLGFDHKSDEDEVIVSQGIEIIVDPKHMMYLKGISVDYPDGLDARGFTFDNPNATETCGCGSSFAT; encoded by the coding sequence ATGCCTGCTGATACTGAAGAAAATTTAGATGATGTAATTTCAGATCTTATTGATGAGGACGACGCTGATAATGGTTCTGAACCTTCGCCGTTAGCGGGTATAGAAACACCGGAGGATGTAACCTTTGACGGTCCACCGGTTCAGCTAACCGAACGCGCGGCTCGGCAAATTCGTAAGATACGGGAAGATGAATCACTGGAGGGTGAACTGTGTCTGCGTGTTGCTGTAGAAGGTGGTGGCTGCTCGGGACTGAGTTATAAGCTGGGGTTCGACCACAAATCCGATGAGGATGAAGTAATCGTAAGCCAGGGGATTGAGATTATTGTTGATCCCAAGCACATGATGTACCTGAAGGGGATTTCAGTGGACTATCCGGACGGGCTGGATGCCCGGGGGTTTACTTTTGACAATCCCAATGCCACCGAAACCTGTGGATGCGGGAGTTCTTTCGCGACGTAG
- a CDS encoding AlbA family DNA-binding domain-containing protein, with protein sequence MYSDNHSIASLSEMDYLDVQNLAQTGEGTYLEFKRTIPSAFKIAREIAAFANTKGGTLLIGVDDDRSLIGVSGYQEEEFLLRKAATELCRPKVDIIIEIVHFGERDLLVIKVPESLQKPVFVQGKEDEIVFLREKDRNKVASRELIKIIENRHSEEGVTFEYGKKEQALFRYLNEYGEITVEKFAHLTDISQTQASDTLVNLVSADILNLFRKDNIDYFTFSQKSESQF encoded by the coding sequence ATGTACTCTGACAACCACAGCATTGCTTCACTTTCGGAAATGGACTATCTGGATGTTCAAAACCTGGCCCAGACCGGAGAAGGTACCTACCTGGAGTTCAAGCGAACAATACCCTCGGCATTTAAGATCGCCCGGGAAATAGCGGCATTTGCCAATACCAAAGGGGGAACGCTGCTGATAGGAGTAGATGATGACCGGTCTTTAATTGGTGTTAGCGGTTACCAAGAAGAGGAGTTCCTGCTTAGAAAAGCCGCGACCGAACTCTGCCGGCCTAAAGTGGATATAATTATTGAGATCGTCCATTTTGGCGAACGGGATCTGCTTGTGATCAAAGTACCTGAATCGTTACAGAAACCGGTATTTGTGCAGGGAAAAGAAGATGAAATCGTATTTTTGCGTGAAAAAGATCGTAATAAAGTAGCGAGCAGGGAGCTCATTAAAATTATTGAAAATAGACATTCCGAAGAAGGAGTGACTTTCGAATACGGAAAAAAAGAGCAAGCCCTGTTTCGCTATCTGAATGAATATGGAGAAATAACCGTTGAAAAGTTTGCGCATTTGACAGATATATCCCAAACCCAGGCGTCAGATACGCTTGTAAATCTGGTGAGTGCTGATATATTAAACCTGTTTAGGAAAGACAATATTGATTACTTTACCTTTTCGCAGAAGTCGGAAAGCCAATTTTAA
- a CDS encoding NAD(P)H-dependent glycerol-3-phosphate dehydrogenase, translating into MKKITIIGAGSFGTALSVVLARAGNKVQLWARESEVAYGINKQHRNPSYLTDVTLPDSVSCHTDLEECLDDPEMVVFATPSHVMRELAQKVKPFFRGNEIIVSVAKGIENKTFKTMSQVLSEVLEGKIIDDHIGVISGPSHAEEVSKFRPTTVVASSYSKRTTEIIQETFLTPMFRVYLNYDIIGVEVGAAVKNIMAIAAGIVDGAELGDNAKAALITRGLHEMKRLGMTLGASQDTFSGLSGMGDLVVTCTSEHSRNRFVGYHIGQGKKLHEITSQMNMVAEGVKTTRSVLEWSRELNVEMPITEAVYSVLFEEEDPKDVLYELMTRNPKEEIVI; encoded by the coding sequence GTGAAAAAAATAACGATTATTGGAGCGGGCAGTTTTGGTACCGCCCTTTCAGTAGTGCTGGCCCGGGCGGGAAATAAGGTACAGCTTTGGGCCCGGGAGTCAGAAGTGGCCTATGGCATCAATAAACAGCACCGCAACCCCTCTTATCTTACCGATGTAACACTTCCCGATTCTGTCAGCTGCCATACAGATTTGGAGGAGTGCCTCGATGACCCGGAAATGGTGGTTTTTGCGACCCCTTCGCACGTAATGCGTGAGCTGGCTCAAAAGGTAAAGCCCTTTTTTAGGGGAAATGAAATTATTGTCAGCGTAGCTAAGGGGATAGAAAACAAAACCTTTAAAACGATGTCGCAAGTACTTTCAGAAGTACTGGAAGGCAAAATTATTGATGACCATATCGGGGTGATATCCGGACCCAGCCACGCCGAAGAGGTCAGTAAATTCCGTCCTACCACCGTTGTGGCCAGTTCCTATTCCAAGCGAACCACAGAGATTATTCAGGAAACTTTTTTGACACCCATGTTTCGGGTATATCTGAACTATGATATTATTGGCGTAGAGGTAGGAGCAGCTGTAAAAAATATTATGGCTATTGCAGCCGGTATTGTTGATGGCGCGGAATTGGGCGATAATGCCAAGGCCGCGCTCATTACGCGTGGACTTCATGAAATGAAGCGACTTGGAATGACGCTAGGTGCCTCGCAGGATACTTTTTCCGGCCTATCGGGCATGGGAGATCTTGTGGTTACTTGTACCAGCGAGCACAGTCGGAACCGGTTTGTAGGATATCATATCGGTCAGGGTAAAAAACTGCATGAAATTACCTCGCAGATGAATATGGTAGCGGAAGGCGTTAAAACCACCCGCTCGGTACTGGAATGGAGCAGAGAATTGAATGTGGAAATGCCCATTACTGAGGCTGTATATAGCGTATTGTTTGAGGAAGAAGATCCTAAGGATGTGCTGTATGAATTGATGACCCGAAATCCCAAGGAGGAGATTGTCATTTAG
- the plsY gene encoding glycerol-3-phosphate 1-O-acyltransferase PlsY, with product MLALGVVILLSYLVGSIPSSIWVGKVVKGVDIRDHGSGNAGATNTFRLLGWQPGTAVLLIDFFKGFASSYWISQLAYYIASGPVALFSFWDVDPFLRIVCGVIAVVGHMFPLYANFDGGKGMATAAGMLCGIEPVSVAITAGVFLIVMVTSRYVSLASLVAAFIYPLMLVALRYVFGWPIDGSILIFGAIVGIGIIIKHRGNIKRLLNGTENKVGSFKPAVGWLNKDKKSN from the coding sequence ATGCTTGCACTTGGTGTTGTCATATTGTTGAGCTATCTGGTCGGTTCCATCCCTTCATCCATATGGGTTGGAAAAGTGGTCAAGGGGGTAGATATAAGAGATCACGGAAGCGGTAATGCCGGGGCGACCAATACCTTTCGCCTGTTGGGATGGCAGCCCGGTACGGCTGTACTGCTCATTGATTTTTTTAAAGGCTTTGCGAGTTCCTATTGGATTAGTCAGCTTGCTTATTATATAGCATCCGGGCCAGTTGCGCTTTTCTCCTTTTGGGATGTAGATCCCTTCCTTCGAATTGTATGTGGAGTAATTGCCGTGGTAGGACATATGTTTCCGCTGTACGCAAACTTTGACGGGGGAAAGGGCATGGCGACAGCGGCAGGAATGTTGTGTGGTATAGAGCCCGTATCGGTAGCCATAACGGCTGGTGTTTTCCTAATTGTAATGGTGACCAGTCGATATGTTTCTCTGGCCTCTCTTGTAGCAGCCTTTATTTATCCATTAATGCTGGTGGCGTTGCGATATGTTTTTGGCTGGCCGATTGATGGCAGTATCCTCATTTTTGGTGCTATTGTTGGAATTGGAATTATTATCAAGCACCGGGGAAATATCAAGCGGCTGCTTAACGGAACAGAAAATAAGGTAGGATCTTTTAAGCCGGCTGTAGGATGGCTTAATAAGGATAAAAAATCCAATTAA
- the lipA gene encoding lipoyl synthase, with amino-acid sequence MIKELNVVEEKTKTKRRPDWLRVKLPSGEKFKEVSETIREHSLNTVCSEARCPNVGECWGNGTATFMILGDVCTRSCSFCAVKTGRPEQGLDWDEPSRVTDAAKKMGLKHVVLTSVNRDERKDGGAPIFAETHKQLREAIDGVTIESLIPDFRGVWEALQIVIDTPPDVLSHNLETVPRLYRTIRPQAKYERSLELLQRCKDQGLRTKTGIMVGFGEKREEVIELMQDCVDHEVDVLTIGQYMQPTKMHQPVEEWVHPDQFAEYKEIGEELGIGHVESGPLVRSSYHAERHV; translated from the coding sequence ATGATTAAAGAGCTTAACGTTGTAGAAGAGAAAACAAAGACGAAACGCCGACCAGACTGGTTGCGGGTTAAATTGCCTTCGGGAGAGAAGTTTAAGGAAGTATCGGAAACCATCCGGGAACATTCCCTCAATACGGTTTGCTCTGAAGCTCGTTGTCCGAATGTGGGAGAATGCTGGGGGAACGGAACTGCAACCTTTATGATCCTGGGCGATGTCTGTACGCGATCGTGTTCATTCTGTGCTGTAAAAACAGGCCGTCCCGAACAGGGATTGGATTGGGATGAGCCGAGCCGCGTGACTGATGCTGCGAAGAAAATGGGATTAAAGCACGTAGTATTGACTTCTGTAAACAGAGATGAGCGCAAAGACGGGGGCGCTCCGATTTTTGCTGAGACCCACAAACAGCTCCGGGAAGCAATTGACGGAGTGACTATTGAGTCGCTTATACCCGATTTTCGCGGCGTTTGGGAAGCCCTTCAAATTGTTATTGATACCCCGCCGGATGTATTAAGTCATAACCTGGAAACAGTGCCCCGTCTGTATCGCACTATCCGTCCCCAGGCTAAGTATGAGCGTTCTTTAGAGTTGCTCCAGCGCTGTAAAGATCAGGGGTTGCGTACCAAAACCGGTATTATGGTTGGATTTGGAGAAAAGCGTGAAGAAGTTATTGAACTTATGCAGGATTGCGTAGATCATGAAGTTGATGTGTTAACTATTGGGCAGTATATGCAACCCACGAAAATGCACCAGCCAGTAGAAGAGTGGGTACATCCTGACCAATTTGCCGAGTACAAAGAAATTGGTGAAGAGCTTGGAATAGGACATGTAGAAAGCGGTCCCCTGGTGCGTTCTTCTTATCATGCAGAGCGCCACGTTTAG
- the lipB gene encoding lipoyl(octanoyl) transferase LipB — MNTVEFYDLGHAPYRPVWDLQTAIQQRLVDQKLRHRKNEANSPQEKDREVLLFVEHPHVYTLGKSGDKGHLLKGIAELNDIEADFIEIDRGGDITYHGPGQIVGYPIFDMDRHFTDVHKYLRFLEEIIIRTCADYDIKAGRIEGLTGVWVDNKKICAMGIRCSRWVTMHGFAFNVNTDLSYFNHIVPCGITDKEVTSLQDLLGNSVNETRVKERLLVHFEEVFDIDITKVDSLPELNNQFSYLTSAEPAKEASQ; from the coding sequence ATGAATACAGTAGAATTTTATGATCTGGGTCATGCTCCCTACCGGCCGGTATGGGATTTACAGACGGCCATCCAGCAGCGACTGGTAGATCAGAAGCTCAGGCACCGGAAAAATGAGGCAAATAGTCCTCAAGAAAAGGATCGCGAAGTATTACTCTTTGTGGAACATCCCCACGTTTATACGCTTGGAAAAAGCGGGGATAAAGGACATCTGCTGAAAGGCATAGCTGAACTCAATGATATTGAGGCCGATTTCATAGAAATTGATCGGGGAGGCGACATTACCTATCACGGACCGGGACAAATAGTCGGTTATCCCATATTTGATATGGATCGGCATTTTACGGATGTTCATAAGTACCTTCGGTTTTTGGAGGAGATTATTATTCGTACTTGTGCTGATTATGATATTAAGGCGGGAAGAATTGAAGGACTTACCGGCGTTTGGGTAGACAATAAGAAAATATGCGCTATGGGAATACGATGTTCGCGATGGGTAACCATGCACGGATTTGCTTTTAATGTAAATACCGACCTCAGTTACTTTAATCACATCGTACCCTGTGGTATAACGGATAAAGAGGTTACCAGCTTGCAGGATTTGTTGGGAAACAGCGTTAATGAGACGCGCGTTAAAGAACGGTTGCTTGTCCATTTCGAGGAAGTATTCGATATAGATATCACAAAGGTGGATTCCCTTCCTGAACTGAACAATCAATTTTCGTATCTTACAAGTGCTGAGCCAGCAAAAGAAGCATCCCAATAA
- the lpdA gene encoding dihydrolipoyl dehydrogenase, whose product MAKEFDVCVIGSGPGGYVAAIRASQLGFDTAIVEKRHLGGVCLNIGCIPTKALLRSAEVFESIEHAGDYGVTVESYEADFGGMIERSRNVANKMSKGVQFLMKANKIEVFEGKGVFESKEQIKVINEDEETVEQIKADNFIIATGAHPRELPNIPIDGEMVIDSERAMQLEDQPEKMVVIGAGAIGVEFAYFYNTIGTEVILVELQDSLVPVEDKDIGKELGKIYKKKGIDVRTGSTVEKVEENGDGVKVTIKTGDEEEVIEVDVVLSAVGVAGNVDGIGLDEIGVEYEKGAIQVDKETYQTSVENIYAIGDVAGGPWLAHKASHEGIVCVEKLAGEDPLPIDYNNIPGCTYCEPQIASVGYTEEQAKEEGYDIKVGKFPFSASGKATGLGHEEGFVKVVFDEKYGEWLGCHMIGSHVTELIAEAVVARDLETTGHEIISAVHPHPTMSEAVMEAVAEAYGEGVHLGS is encoded by the coding sequence ATGGCTAAAGAATTTGACGTTTGCGTAATTGGTTCCGGACCCGGTGGATATGTAGCCGCTATTCGAGCATCACAACTTGGATTTGATACTGCAATTGTAGAAAAGCGGCATCTGGGCGGAGTATGCCTTAATATCGGATGTATTCCAACCAAAGCTCTTCTCCGTTCGGCAGAGGTATTTGAAAGTATAGAGCATGCCGGGGATTACGGAGTGACGGTAGAAAGTTATGAAGCCGACTTCGGAGGCATGATCGAGCGCAGCCGCAATGTGGCAAACAAGATGAGCAAAGGCGTTCAGTTCTTAATGAAAGCCAATAAAATTGAGGTTTTTGAAGGTAAGGGCGTTTTTGAATCTAAGGAACAGATTAAAGTTATCAATGAAGATGAAGAAACGGTTGAGCAAATCAAGGCCGATAACTTCATTATAGCTACGGGTGCCCATCCGCGTGAATTACCGAATATCCCGATTGATGGTGAGATGGTTATCGATTCTGAACGGGCGATGCAGCTGGAAGATCAGCCCGAAAAAATGGTGGTTATAGGCGCCGGAGCCATTGGCGTTGAATTTGCCTACTTCTACAATACGATTGGAACTGAAGTAATACTCGTGGAGTTGCAAGATAGCTTGGTACCGGTTGAGGATAAGGATATCGGTAAAGAACTGGGCAAAATATATAAGAAAAAAGGTATTGACGTACGCACCGGAAGCACAGTCGAAAAAGTAGAAGAAAATGGAGACGGAGTAAAGGTAACTATTAAGACCGGCGATGAAGAAGAAGTTATTGAAGTCGACGTAGTGCTTTCTGCCGTTGGTGTAGCCGGTAATGTTGACGGTATCGGTCTCGATGAAATTGGCGTTGAATACGAAAAAGGCGCCATCCAGGTAGATAAGGAAACATACCAGACGAGTGTTGAAAATATATATGCTATCGGTGATGTGGCCGGCGGACCATGGCTGGCCCATAAAGCATCACACGAAGGAATTGTTTGTGTGGAGAAGCTGGCTGGTGAAGACCCATTACCCATAGATTATAATAACATCCCGGGCTGTACCTATTGTGAGCCTCAAATTGCCTCCGTCGGCTATACCGAAGAGCAGGCCAAAGAAGAAGGCTATGACATTAAGGTCGGTAAATTTCCCTTCTCAGCCAGTGGTAAAGCAACGGGACTTGGTCATGAAGAAGGCTTCGTTAAGGTCGTTTTTGACGAGAAATACGGCGAATGGCTGGGATGTCACATGATTGGTTCGCATGTCACGGAATTAATTGCCGAAGCGGTTGTTGCCCGGGATCTTGAGACTACAGGACATGAAATCATTAGCGCGGTACATCCCCATCCGACGATGTCTGAAGCGGTTATGGAAGCGGTTGCTGAAGCGTATGGGGAAGGAGTTCATCTGGGTAGCTAA
- a CDS encoding YdeI/OmpD-associated family protein, with amino-acid sequence MEDEKLLVNREILLQKFSGKGGWTYAELPEITPPDNTPFGWLTVSGHIDEYVLDHHKLMPMGNGNLFLPVKAVIRKEIGKEAGDYAKIILYRDKSPVDIPDEIMDCFKTEAPEAWENFKKFKETEKKAYLDWIYEAQKEETRIKRIREMLDKVIKNK; translated from the coding sequence ATGGAAGATGAAAAGCTGTTAGTGAATAGAGAGATTTTGCTGCAGAAATTTTCGGGAAAGGGAGGGTGGACGTATGCAGAATTGCCAGAAATCACACCGCCTGACAATACCCCTTTTGGATGGTTGACAGTAAGTGGACACATAGATGAATATGTGTTGGACCATCATAAGCTAATGCCGATGGGGAATGGGAACCTGTTTTTGCCGGTCAAGGCTGTAATTAGAAAGGAAATAGGTAAAGAAGCGGGCGACTATGCAAAGATAATACTGTATCGGGACAAATCCCCCGTGGATATTCCGGATGAAATTATGGACTGTTTTAAAACCGAAGCACCGGAAGCCTGGGAGAATTTTAAAAAATTCAAGGAAACCGAGAAAAAGGCTTACTTGGATTGGATTTATGAGGCCCAAAAGGAGGAAACCCGAATAAAGCGAATAAGAGAGATGCTAGATAAGGTGATAAAAAACAAATGA